One Mustelus asterias chromosome 29, sMusAst1.hap1.1, whole genome shotgun sequence DNA segment encodes these proteins:
- the skic8 gene encoding superkiller complex protein 8: MSTQYSILFKQEHAHEDSIWSVAWGKSDRDSSETIVTGSLDDLVKVWKWADEKLELQWTLEGHQLGVVSVDINHTGTTAASSSLDAHIRLWDLESGKQIKSLDAGPVDAWSVAFSPDGKFLATGSHLGKVNIFGVESGKKESSLDTRGKFILSIAYSPDGKYLASGAIDGIINIFDIATGKLLHTLEGHAKPIRSLTFSPDSQLLITASDDGYIKIYDVQHASLAGTLSGHGSWVLSVAFCPDDTHFVSSSSDKSVKVWDAGSRSCVHTFFDHLDQVWGARYNGNGSKIVSVADDREIHIYDCPT, encoded by the exons ATGAGCACACAG TACAGCATCCTATTCAAACAAGAACATG CTCATGAAGATTCCATCTGGTCTGTGGCCTGGGGAAAGAGTGACCGGGACAGCTCGGAGACCATAGTGACCGGATCACTGGATGACCTTGTTAAAGTCTGGAAATG GGCGGATGAGAAACTCGAGCTCCAGTGGACTCTAGAGGGACACCAACTCGGAGTTGTGTCGGTTGACATCAATCACACTGGCACCACCGCAGCCTCCAGCTCCCTGGATGCACATATCCGCCTTTGGGATTTGGAGTCAGGCAAACAGATTAAGTCTTTGGATGCTGGCCCAG TTGATGCCTGGTCTGTGGCCTTCTCTCCAGATGGCAAGTTTTTAGCAACAGGGAGTCACTTggggaaagtcaatatctttggCGTTGAAAGTGGAAAGAAAGAATCTTCCTTGGACACGAGAGGAAAATTCATCCTGAGTATTGCTTAT AGTCCTGATGGGAAATACCTCGCCAGCGGTGCTATAGATGGTATCATCAACATTTTCGATATTGCCACAGGAAAACTGCTGCATACGCTGGAAG GTCACGCCAAGCCAATCCGATCTCTGACTTTCTCTCCAGACTCGCAGCTTCTAATCACAGCCTCTGACGACGGCTACATCAAGATTTATGATGT CCAGCACGCCAGCCTCGCGGGTACCCTCAGCGGGCACGGATCCTGGGTACTGAGTGTGGCTTTCTGCCCGGATGACACGCATTTTGTATCAAG CTCTTCTGACAAAAGTGTAAAGGTTTGGGATGCTGGCTCAAGAAGTTGTGTGCACACATTCTTCGATCATTTGGATCAG GTCTGGGGTGCGAGGTACAATGGGAACGGATCCAAGATCGTCTCTGTTGCAGACGATCGTGAGATCCATATTTACGACTGTCCCACCTGA